In Rhizobium sp. ZPR4, a genomic segment contains:
- a CDS encoding polysaccharide deacetylase family protein: protein MKRLLLASTLLLAAPAAFAAQLEQSPAGWPQLPPKAPVSKIKLVEPHLHVDRAGKGAPRIALTFDACMGKTDPRILSTLVDQRIPATIFVTARWLRTNPDALKVFLDHPDLFELENHGQNHIPAVDVPTKVYGIAAAGSPQAVAQEVKGGADAMIAAGIPQPRWFRGATAKYTPAAIMQIRGMGYRIAGYSVNGDSGSLLPARMVEKQYASARDGDVIISHINQPTHAAGEGVAASILALKAKGVDFVRLQDIPEKGDDDTTN from the coding sequence ATGAAACGCCTGTTGCTCGCTTCCACACTCCTTCTTGCCGCGCCGGCAGCCTTTGCTGCGCAGCTGGAGCAATCGCCAGCCGGTTGGCCGCAACTGCCGCCGAAGGCGCCGGTTTCGAAGATAAAACTTGTGGAGCCACATCTGCACGTCGATCGCGCGGGCAAGGGAGCACCCCGCATCGCGCTCACCTTCGATGCCTGCATGGGCAAGACCGATCCGCGAATTCTGAGTACCCTGGTCGATCAACGCATTCCGGCGACGATCTTCGTCACGGCGCGCTGGCTGCGCACCAACCCGGACGCATTGAAGGTTTTCCTCGACCATCCCGATCTCTTCGAGCTGGAAAATCACGGGCAGAACCATATCCCGGCGGTCGACGTCCCGACCAAGGTTTATGGCATCGCCGCTGCCGGTTCGCCGCAGGCGGTTGCCCAGGAAGTGAAGGGCGGTGCGGATGCCATGATCGCGGCCGGTATTCCGCAGCCGCGCTGGTTCCGCGGCGCGACCGCGAAATATACGCCTGCGGCCATCATGCAGATTCGCGGCATGGGCTATCGGATCGCCGGCTATTCGGTGAACGGCGACAGCGGTTCGCTGCTGCCGGCCAGGATGGTGGAAAAGCAATACGCTTCCGCGAGGGATGGTGACGTCATCATCTCCCATATCAACCAGCCGACACATGCGGCAGGCGAGGGAGTTGCGGCCAGCATCCTCGCACTGAAGGCAAAAGGCGTCGATTTCGTGCGTCTGCAGGATATCCCCGAAAAGGGCGACGACGACACCACGAACTGA
- the dmeF gene encoding CDF family Co(II)/Ni(II) efflux transporter DmeF, whose protein sequence is MSISSEMGHSHVFLGSDHQRNERRIWLVIALTAVMMVIEIGAGTIYGSMALLADGWHMSTHVSAMLISALAYLYARRHAHNARFTFGTGKFGDLAGFASAIVLALIALIMGWESILRLLDPVAINFREAIAIAVVGLVVNLVSAWLLRDDHSHHHHGHAGHGHSHGHAHDHDHHHDHDHDDGHHHDHGQKGGRDNNLRSVYVHVIADAMTSVLAIVALLLGSRFGWTFLDPVMGMVGGLVILQWAWSLLRASGAVLLDFIPQGEDLPEEIREAIETDEDRITDLHVWQVGPGHHAAIVAVATPVSRDPSFYKARLAEIHELSHVTVEVTVDKAA, encoded by the coding sequence ATGAGTATTTCCTCCGAAATGGGCCACAGCCATGTTTTTCTGGGCTCCGATCACCAGCGCAACGAACGCCGCATCTGGCTCGTCATCGCGCTGACCGCTGTCATGATGGTGATCGAGATCGGCGCGGGCACGATTTATGGTTCGATGGCACTGCTCGCCGATGGCTGGCATATGTCGACCCATGTCAGCGCGATGCTGATTTCGGCGCTTGCCTATCTCTATGCACGCCGGCATGCGCACAATGCGCGCTTCACCTTCGGCACCGGCAAATTCGGCGATCTCGCAGGTTTTGCCAGCGCCATCGTGCTCGCATTGATCGCGCTGATCATGGGCTGGGAGAGCATTTTGAGATTGCTCGATCCGGTGGCGATCAATTTCCGCGAGGCCATCGCAATTGCCGTTGTCGGCCTCGTCGTCAATCTCGTCAGCGCCTGGTTGCTGCGCGACGATCACAGCCATCATCACCACGGCCATGCCGGCCACGGGCACAGCCATGGCCACGCTCATGATCATGACCATCACCATGATCACGATCATGACGACGGTCACCACCACGATCATGGCCAAAAAGGTGGCAGGGATAACAATCTGCGCTCCGTCTATGTCCATGTCATCGCCGATGCGATGACCTCGGTTCTCGCCATCGTCGCCCTGCTGCTCGGCAGCCGTTTCGGCTGGACCTTCCTCGATCCCGTCATGGGCATGGTTGGCGGCCTGGTGATCCTGCAATGGGCATGGAGCCTGCTGCGTGCCTCCGGCGCCGTTCTCCTCGATTTCATCCCGCAAGGTGAAGATCTGCCCGAGGAGATCCGCGAAGCGATCGAGACGGATGAGGACCGCATCACCGATCTGCATGTATGGCAGGTCGGACCCGGGCATCATGCCGCGATCGTCGCGGTCGCAACGCCGGTCTCGCGCGATCCGTCCTTCTACAAGGCGCGGCTTGCCGAGATCCATGAACTCTCCCACGTCACGGTCGAAGTTACCGTCGACAAGGCGGCATAG
- a CDS encoding DUF930 domain-containing protein gives MLKLFAILIPLASVATSAFAVDPAMKKQLEKLDPSERMEQACDAEAMKRIGTDKTGFKPDKVIAYTFSDPDMKPDAMDAPGAVFRSKGDWYHLSYTCVTGPQHIHVRDLSYQIGDKVPRDAWQEHYLYD, from the coding sequence ATGCTGAAACTCTTCGCCATCCTGATTCCGTTGGCTAGTGTCGCCACCTCCGCCTTCGCCGTCGATCCGGCCATGAAGAAGCAGTTGGAGAAGCTCGATCCGTCGGAACGGATGGAGCAGGCGTGCGACGCAGAGGCTATGAAGCGGATCGGCACGGACAAGACGGGTTTCAAGCCGGACAAGGTGATCGCCTACACTTTCAGCGACCCCGACATGAAGCCCGACGCCATGGATGCGCCCGGTGCCGTCTTTCGCAGCAAGGGCGATTGGTATCATCTCTCATATACGTGTGTGACCGGGCCGCAGCATATCCATGTCCGCGATCTGAGCTACCAGATCGGCGACAAGGTGCCGCGTGATGCCTGGCAGGAACATTATCTCTACGACTGA
- a CDS encoding S9 family peptidase, with amino-acid sequence MSVFKNLPTPPAAPKKPLTDTRHGITRTDDYAWLRADNWQAMFKDPSILAPEIRSHLEAENTYMNAAMADTKELQKVLFGEMKGRIKEDDSSIPMKDGPYAYGTFFVTGGEQPRFFREPRNGGERKLLLNGDKENEGKSYFRLSGLDHSSDHSHGIWGYDDKGSEYFTLKIRNFETGEDLADVIENTGGDAVWAPDGKSFFYTLQDENHRPSKIFHHIIGTPQSDDRLVYEEEDPGFFMGVGGSLLDDYIFIDIHDHETSEYRIIPTSDLTAEPKIVAERETEIEYEITEGGDVFYILTNDGDAKDFKIMETPAKEPGKENWREVVPHKPGTLILSHLAYARHLLWLERKDGLPRIIIRDRRSGEEHAIAFEEEAYALGLQGAAEYDTDIIRFSYSSMTTPSQLYDYNMVTRERTLLKTQEVPSGHNPADYVTRRVFAPAWDGETVPVTLLYRKDTPLDGSAPCLLYGYGAYGVTIPAGFNTNCLSLADRGFIYAIAHIRGGKDKGFAWYEDGKMEKKTNTFKDFIAAADYLNQEKFTSYAKIIAEGGSAGGMLMGAVANMAPEKFAGIIAAVPFVDVLNTMLDDTLPLTPPEWPEWGNPIDSKEEYEQIAAYSPYDNVGEKPYPPILALGGLTDPRVTYWEPAKWVAKLREKTTSEAPILLKTNMDAGHGGASGRFQRLEEVAFEYSFAVKVAEKM; translated from the coding sequence GTGTCAGTTTTCAAGAATCTCCCCACTCCGCCCGCCGCCCCGAAAAAGCCACTTACGGATACCCGCCACGGCATTACCCGCACCGACGATTATGCGTGGCTGCGCGCCGACAACTGGCAGGCGATGTTCAAGGACCCGTCGATCCTGGCGCCGGAAATCCGGTCGCACCTGGAAGCCGAAAACACCTACATGAACGCCGCGATGGCGGACACAAAGGAGCTGCAAAAGGTTCTCTTCGGCGAGATGAAGGGCCGCATCAAGGAAGACGACAGCTCGATACCGATGAAGGACGGTCCTTACGCCTACGGCACGTTTTTCGTCACCGGTGGCGAGCAGCCCCGCTTCTTCCGCGAGCCGCGCAACGGCGGCGAACGCAAGCTGCTTTTGAACGGCGACAAGGAGAATGAAGGCAAGTCCTATTTTCGCCTTTCCGGCCTCGACCACTCCTCCGACCACAGCCATGGCATCTGGGGCTATGACGACAAGGGCTCGGAATATTTCACGCTGAAGATCCGCAACTTCGAGACTGGAGAAGATCTGGCCGACGTGATCGAGAACACCGGCGGCGATGCCGTCTGGGCGCCCGACGGCAAGAGCTTCTTCTACACGCTGCAGGACGAGAACCACCGCCCCTCGAAGATCTTCCATCACATCATCGGCACGCCGCAGTCGGACGACCGGCTCGTTTATGAGGAGGAGGACCCGGGCTTCTTCATGGGCGTCGGCGGCTCGCTGCTCGACGACTATATCTTCATCGATATTCACGATCACGAGACCAGCGAATACCGCATCATTCCGACCTCGGACCTGACCGCCGAGCCCAAGATCGTCGCCGAGCGCGAAACCGAGATCGAATATGAAATCACCGAAGGCGGCGACGTCTTCTACATCCTCACCAATGACGGCGACGCCAAGGATTTCAAGATCATGGAGACGCCGGCGAAGGAGCCGGGCAAGGAAAACTGGCGCGAGGTCGTACCTCACAAGCCGGGCACGCTGATCCTCAGCCACCTCGCCTATGCACGCCATCTCCTCTGGCTGGAACGCAAGGACGGCCTGCCGCGCATCATCATCCGCGACCGCCGCAGCGGCGAGGAACATGCGATCGCCTTCGAAGAGGAAGCATACGCTCTCGGCCTGCAGGGTGCCGCCGAATACGACACGGATATCATCCGCTTCTCCTACTCCTCGATGACGACGCCGAGCCAGCTCTACGACTACAACATGGTGACGCGCGAGCGCACCTTGCTAAAGACGCAGGAAGTGCCCTCGGGCCATAATCCGGCAGACTACGTGACGCGCCGCGTCTTCGCACCCGCCTGGGACGGCGAGACCGTGCCGGTCACGCTGCTTTATCGCAAGGACACGCCGCTCGACGGTTCCGCACCCTGCCTGCTCTATGGCTACGGCGCCTACGGTGTTACCATTCCCGCCGGCTTCAACACCAATTGCCTGTCGCTCGCCGATCGCGGCTTCATCTATGCCATCGCCCATATCCGCGGCGGCAAGGACAAGGGCTTTGCCTGGTACGAAGACGGCAAGATGGAAAAGAAGACCAATACCTTCAAGGACTTCATCGCTGCAGCCGACTATTTGAATCAGGAGAAGTTCACCTCTTACGCGAAGATCATCGCCGAGGGCGGATCGGCCGGCGGCATGCTGATGGGCGCCGTCGCCAACATGGCGCCGGAGAAATTCGCCGGCATCATCGCCGCCGTCCCCTTCGTCGACGTGCTCAACACGATGCTCGACGACACCCTGCCGCTGACGCCGCCGGAATGGCCGGAATGGGGCAACCCGATCGACAGCAAGGAAGAATACGAGCAGATCGCCGCCTACAGCCCCTATGACAATGTCGGCGAAAAGCCCTACCCGCCGATCCTGGCGCTCGGCGGCCTCACCGACCCGCGCGTCACTTATTGGGAACCGGCAAAGTGGGTCGCCAAGCTGCGTGAGAAGACGACGAGCGAAGCACCCATTCTCCTTAAGACGAACATGGATGCCGGCCACGGCGGCGCTTCTGGCCGCTTCCAGCGTCTGGAAGAAGTGGCGTTCGAATACTCCTTCGCCGTCAAGGTCGCTGAGAAGATGTAG
- a CDS encoding helix-turn-helix domain-containing protein, translating into MLTIGDLSKRTGVKVPTIRYYEQMGLISEPERSEGNQRRYSKTDLERLAFIRHGRDLGLTIDAIKELISLSQHPDRPCVGADRIAKEHLEDVRIKIAQLKRLEHELERIVSHCDGHSIEDCYVIRALSDHGLCEHEH; encoded by the coding sequence ATGCTGACGATCGGCGATCTATCCAAGCGGACCGGCGTGAAAGTGCCGACGATCCGTTATTACGAGCAGATGGGACTGATCTCGGAGCCGGAACGCAGCGAAGGCAACCAGCGGCGCTATTCCAAGACGGATCTGGAGCGCCTTGCCTTCATTCGACATGGCCGTGATCTGGGCCTGACGATCGATGCCATCAAGGAACTGATCTCTCTCAGCCAGCATCCGGACCGCCCCTGCGTCGGCGCCGATCGCATTGCCAAGGAACATCTGGAAGATGTGCGCATCAAGATCGCACAGCTTAAAAGATTGGAGCATGAACTGGAGCGCATCGTTTCGCATTGCGACGGGCACAGCATCGAAGACTGCTATGTGATCCGCGCGCTTTCCGATCACGGACTATGCGAACACGAGCACTAA
- a CDS encoding protein adenylyltransferase SelO, with amino-acid sequence MSSPLHDDTALRAPPIAFDNSYARLPPQFFADQAPTPVAVPQLIRFNEVLARELGLDVEALKQNAAAIFSGNELLPGSQPIAMAYAGHQFGNFVPQLGDGRAILLGEVKNRHGRRRDIQLKGSGPTPFSRRGDGRAALGPVLREYIVSEAMHALGIPTTRALAAVTTGEPVYREEVLPGAVFTRVAASHIRVGTFQFFAARGDTDSLKILADYVIGRHYPDIRDRANPYLALLEAVADRQAALIARWLHVGFIHGVMNTDNMTVSGETIDFGPCAFMDTYDPATVFSSIDRNGRYAYANQPAIGQWNLARLGETLIPLIDPSVDTAIELANVVIKAYGERFQTYWLAGMRAKIGLAGEEDGDLELIQSQLATMQQQGADFTLTFRRLAALAADDDVIDFAAGFNDPQAAAPWLERWRERLARDPQTPAARSTAMRKVNPAFIPRNHRIEQAIQAAVEDGDFSLFEALLKVLATPYEDQPAFAPYAEPPLPAERVLQTFCGT; translated from the coding sequence ATGAGCTCTCCTCTTCACGATGATACCGCGCTTCGGGCGCCGCCGATCGCCTTCGACAATAGCTACGCGCGCCTGCCACCGCAGTTTTTCGCGGACCAGGCGCCGACGCCGGTTGCCGTGCCGCAGTTGATCAGGTTCAACGAGGTGCTGGCGCGGGAACTCGGACTGGATGTGGAGGCGCTGAAGCAAAATGCGGCGGCGATCTTTTCCGGCAACGAGCTGCTGCCGGGATCGCAGCCGATCGCCATGGCCTATGCCGGGCATCAGTTCGGCAATTTCGTGCCGCAGCTCGGCGATGGCCGGGCGATCCTTCTCGGTGAAGTCAAGAATCGCCATGGCAGGCGCCGTGATATCCAGCTCAAGGGTTCAGGACCGACGCCATTCTCCCGCCGGGGCGACGGACGCGCAGCACTCGGCCCAGTTCTGCGCGAATATATCGTCAGCGAGGCAATGCACGCGCTCGGCATTCCGACGACGCGGGCGCTCGCGGCCGTGACAACCGGAGAGCCCGTCTATCGCGAAGAAGTGTTGCCCGGCGCGGTGTTTACACGGGTAGCGGCAAGCCATATCCGCGTCGGCACCTTCCAGTTCTTTGCGGCGCGGGGCGACACGGATAGCCTGAAGATCCTGGCGGACTATGTCATCGGCCGGCACTATCCCGACATCAGGGACCGCGCAAATCCGTACCTTGCGCTGCTGGAAGCCGTTGCCGACCGTCAGGCGGCGCTGATCGCCCGCTGGCTGCATGTCGGCTTCATCCACGGCGTGATGAACACCGACAATATGACCGTATCGGGCGAGACGATCGATTTCGGTCCCTGCGCCTTCATGGATACGTATGATCCGGCGACCGTCTTCTCGTCCATCGACCGCAACGGGCGCTATGCCTATGCCAACCAGCCGGCCATCGGCCAATGGAATCTGGCGCGCCTCGGCGAGACGCTGATTCCGCTGATCGACCCCTCCGTCGATACGGCGATCGAGCTGGCGAATGTCGTCATCAAGGCCTATGGCGAGCGCTTCCAGACCTATTGGCTTGCCGGCATGCGCGCCAAGATCGGGCTTGCGGGCGAGGAAGACGGCGATCTCGAGCTGATCCAGTCGCAGCTAGCGACCATGCAGCAGCAGGGCGCTGATTTTACCCTCACCTTCCGCCGACTTGCGGCTCTCGCCGCAGACGACGACGTGATCGATTTTGCCGCTGGGTTCAACGACCCGCAAGCAGCGGCACCTTGGCTCGAACGCTGGCGCGAGCGGCTCGCTCGCGATCCGCAGACGCCGGCAGCGCGGTCGACGGCGATGCGCAAGGTCAACCCGGCCTTCATTCCCCGCAATCACCGAATCGAACAAGCCATCCAAGCTGCCGTCGAGGATGGTGATTTCTCGCTGTTCGAGGCCCTGCTGAAGGTGCTCGCGACCCCTTACGAGGATCAGCCCGCCTTTGCGCCCTATGCCGAGCCGCCATTGCCGGCGGAGCGGGTGCTACAGACCTTCTGCGGCACCTGA
- a CDS encoding ribbon-helix-helix domain-containing protein, whose amino-acid sequence MNEKLSISLPSEMVAAIKARVDAGSYASTSEVLRAAVRVWLREEEEYQQRIAAIRQRVKTSLDDPRPDLSMQDIDNWIETLAAEKQ is encoded by the coding sequence ATGAACGAGAAGCTGAGCATTTCGCTCCCCAGTGAAATGGTTGCCGCCATCAAGGCGCGCGTCGATGCGGGCAGTTATGCCTCCACGAGCGAGGTGCTGCGCGCCGCCGTGAGGGTTTGGCTGCGGGAAGAGGAGGAATACCAGCAACGGATAGCAGCGATCAGACAGAGAGTGAAAACATCGCTCGATGATCCCAGGCCGGATCTGAGCATGCAGGATATCGACAACTGGATCGAGACGCTGGCGGCGGAAAAACAGTAA
- the dmeR gene encoding Ni(II)/Co(II)-sensing transcriptional repressor DmeR, translated as MSHTIRQQAKLLSRVRRLKGQMEAVERALEAERPCGEILQLLASIRGALTGLTGEVLEDHLQEHILHAESEEARRQAVDEIADVLKTYLR; from the coding sequence ATGTCCCATACCATTCGCCAGCAAGCCAAGCTCCTCTCCCGCGTCCGCCGTCTCAAGGGGCAGATGGAAGCGGTGGAGCGCGCGCTCGAGGCCGAGCGCCCCTGCGGGGAAATCCTGCAGCTGCTCGCCTCCATTCGCGGCGCCCTGACAGGGCTGACCGGGGAGGTTCTGGAGGACCATCTGCAGGAACATATACTGCATGCCGAAAGTGAAGAGGCACGCCGTCAGGCGGTCGATGAGATAGCCGACGTGCTGAAGACCTATCTGCGGTGA
- the bla gene encoding class A beta-lactamase: MPTLLTRRHLMAGSALLLPALTLGPDSLFAEDSGAPVQTPPATDNSAMPDAGSQSPQGDSGAQDNSQLSDDVDKQLADLEKKTGGRLGVSVLDTETNISLGHREEERFPLCSTYKALAAGFVLARVDQGVEKLDRRITYGKDKVVTYSPETEKHADGDGMTIAELCSAAITLSDNTAGNLLLESFGGPAALTSWLRTTGDTETRLDRNEPDVNQAVKDDPRDTTTPDAMLDTIGLLTLGNTLSETSRDQLVNWLVANTTGNNRLRAGLPKEWKVGDKTGTGNNGSYADIAVIWPPDRGAILVTTFVAEATAPAKDVEAVFAEVGKIVVDMVGQ; this comes from the coding sequence ATGCCCACATTGCTCACTCGCCGCCACCTCATGGCAGGTTCGGCGTTGCTTCTTCCCGCCCTGACACTCGGCCCCGATAGTCTTTTTGCTGAGGATAGTGGTGCGCCGGTGCAGACACCTCCCGCAACGGACAATTCGGCAATGCCCGATGCCGGCAGTCAGAGCCCGCAAGGCGACAGTGGAGCGCAGGACAATTCGCAGCTTTCCGACGATGTCGACAAGCAGCTCGCCGATCTGGAAAAGAAGACTGGCGGTCGTCTTGGCGTCTCCGTGCTTGACACGGAGACCAACATTTCCCTCGGCCATCGGGAGGAGGAGCGCTTTCCCCTGTGCAGCACCTACAAGGCGCTCGCTGCCGGCTTTGTGCTGGCGCGCGTCGACCAGGGTGTCGAGAAGCTCGACCGTCGCATCACTTACGGTAAGGACAAGGTCGTCACCTATTCGCCGGAAACAGAAAAGCACGCCGACGGCGATGGCATGACCATTGCCGAACTTTGCAGCGCCGCGATCACGCTGAGCGACAACACGGCCGGCAATCTGCTGCTCGAAAGCTTCGGTGGCCCGGCAGCGTTGACCTCTTGGCTGCGTACGACAGGCGACACCGAAACCCGCCTCGACCGCAACGAACCGGATGTCAACCAGGCGGTGAAGGACGATCCGCGCGACACCACCACGCCGGATGCGATGCTGGATACGATCGGCCTCCTGACGCTCGGCAATACGCTGTCGGAAACATCGAGGGATCAGCTGGTCAACTGGCTGGTCGCCAATACCACGGGCAACAACCGCCTGCGCGCGGGCCTGCCGAAGGAGTGGAAGGTCGGCGACAAGACCGGCACCGGCAATAATGGTTCCTATGCCGATATCGCCGTCATCTGGCCGCCGGACCGGGGTGCGATCCTGGTCACGACCTTTGTTGCCGAGGCGACCGCGCCGGCAAAGGACGTCGAGGCTGTCTTTGCCGAAGTCGGCAAGATCGTCGTCGACATGGTCGGGCAATAG
- a CDS encoding chaperone modulator CbpM, with translation MNESEFRLHLRIETTVLEIWISQGWVVPEVTDQGRNFREADIARGRLILDLSSAMGVNEPGVDVVMDLVDQLHSLRATLRDLTDAVCRQPSDVQDHILSELTRVESLRRR, from the coding sequence ATGAACGAGAGCGAGTTTCGACTGCACCTCCGGATCGAAACCACCGTGCTGGAAATCTGGATATCCCAAGGCTGGGTGGTGCCCGAAGTCACCGATCAGGGCCGCAATTTCCGTGAAGCCGACATTGCGCGCGGCCGGCTCATCCTCGATCTCAGCAGCGCGATGGGCGTCAATGAGCCGGGCGTCGATGTGGTCATGGATCTGGTGGACCAGCTTCACAGCCTCAGAGCGACGCTGCGCGACCTGACGGATGCCGTCTGCCGGCAGCCGTCCGACGTACAGGACCACATTCTGTCTGAACTCACCCGTGTGGAGTCGCTGAGACGGCGCTAG
- a CDS encoding DUF1697 domain-containing protein — MTVFVALLRAVNVGGTGMLSMADLKALCEEIGFQDVRTYIQSGNVVFRTGEDEATVLAWLEKALADKMGKSPGVILRSCAALEKVAEHSPFPRAKPNYLLVTFLQDEAPEDALTKLVAPGGEEVHIAGREIYVHYPDGSGRSKLKLPALKAGTSRNLNTVRKLAEMARELESN, encoded by the coding sequence ATGACCGTCTTCGTCGCACTACTGCGTGCCGTCAATGTTGGCGGCACGGGAATGCTGTCCATGGCCGACCTCAAGGCACTCTGCGAGGAGATCGGCTTTCAGGATGTGCGTACCTATATCCAGAGCGGCAACGTGGTCTTTCGCACCGGGGAGGACGAGGCAACGGTGCTGGCCTGGCTTGAAAAGGCGCTGGCGGACAAGATGGGCAAGTCTCCGGGCGTGATCCTGCGCAGCTGCGCGGCTTTGGAAAAGGTCGCAGAACATTCGCCCTTCCCTCGCGCCAAGCCGAACTACCTGCTTGTGACCTTCCTGCAGGACGAGGCGCCGGAGGATGCACTCACCAAGCTCGTCGCACCCGGCGGCGAGGAAGTGCATATCGCCGGCCGCGAAATCTACGTGCATTATCCCGATGGCTCGGGACGCTCGAAACTGAAGCTGCCGGCGCTGAAGGCGGGAACGTCGAGAAATCTCAATACGGTGCGCAAGCTTGCAGAGATGGCGCGGGAGCTGGAAAGCAACTAA
- a CDS encoding GNAT family N-acetyltransferase — MLDDSDISLLRPPVLTIRNAQPRDLPELNDMIRLLAAHHGDPSGTTPEQLERDLFGPVPWITALVAEGEHGLLGYAILVPLYKAQEGQRGMDLHHLFVRDGHRGHGVGQHLVDRARDIARKAGCSYLSVGAATGNFQAHRFYENMDFKPRPVTGMRYLQALA; from the coding sequence ATGCTAGACGACAGCGACATCTCACTTCTCCGCCCGCCGGTGCTCACAATCCGCAATGCGCAGCCGCGCGACCTGCCTGAGCTCAACGACATGATCCGGCTGCTTGCCGCCCATCATGGCGACCCCTCAGGCACGACGCCCGAGCAGCTCGAGCGCGATCTCTTCGGTCCGGTGCCCTGGATCACGGCGCTTGTTGCCGAAGGCGAACATGGCCTGCTCGGCTACGCCATCCTCGTGCCGCTCTACAAGGCGCAGGAAGGCCAGCGTGGCATGGATCTGCATCATCTCTTCGTGCGCGACGGCCACCGTGGCCACGGCGTCGGACAGCATTTGGTCGACCGTGCCCGCGACATCGCCCGCAAGGCCGGCTGCAGCTACCTTTCGGTCGGTGCCGCGACGGGCAATTTCCAGGCGCATCGCTTCTACGAAAACATGGATTTCAAGCCGCGTCCGGTCACCGGCATGCGCTATCTGCAGGCTCTGGCCTGA
- a CDS encoding J domain-containing protein translates to MSRDPYEILGVKRDAPQKDIQSAYRKLAKKLHPDLNPGDKQAEDKFKEVSAAYGILGDEEKRGRFDRGEIDSSGAEQAPRNYYRDYATQEGQRGPYQNTGGFADFGDADDMFSSFFSRRSRGQSQMQGQDRHYTMEIDFLDAINGAKKQISLPEGPALDVQIPPGTRDGQTLRLKGKGDPGFNGGKPGDALIAVHVRPHRFYTRDGDDIRMELPISLSEAVLGGKIRVPTPSGAVTVTLPPNSNTGKVLRLKGKGAPVRGKDNGDAYVSLKIVLPDTPDPELTRFVSDWEAGKAQDPRKTMGG, encoded by the coding sequence ATGAGTCGCGATCCCTATGAAATTTTGGGCGTAAAGCGGGACGCCCCGCAAAAGGATATTCAAAGCGCCTATCGCAAGCTTGCCAAGAAGCTGCACCCGGACCTCAACCCCGGCGACAAGCAGGCCGAGGACAAGTTCAAGGAAGTCTCGGCTGCCTACGGCATTCTCGGCGACGAGGAGAAGCGCGGACGGTTCGATCGCGGCGAGATCGACAGCAGCGGTGCGGAACAGGCGCCGCGCAACTACTATCGTGACTATGCCACCCAGGAAGGCCAGCGCGGCCCCTATCAGAATACGGGTGGCTTTGCCGATTTCGGCGATGCCGACGACATGTTTTCCAGTTTCTTCTCGCGTCGCAGCCGAGGCCAATCCCAGATGCAGGGTCAAGACCGTCACTATACGATGGAGATCGACTTTCTGGACGCCATCAACGGCGCAAAGAAGCAGATCAGCCTGCCCGAGGGGCCGGCGCTGGACGTTCAAATTCCGCCCGGCACACGCGACGGGCAAACGCTGCGCCTGAAGGGCAAGGGCGACCCAGGCTTCAATGGCGGGAAGCCCGGAGATGCGCTGATCGCCGTGCATGTGCGCCCGCATCGCTTCTATACCCGCGATGGCGACGACATCCGAATGGAATTGCCGATTTCGCTGAGCGAGGCGGTACTCGGCGGCAAGATTCGGGTTCCAACTCCTTCCGGCGCAGTTACTGTGACGCTGCCGCCAAACTCCAATACGGGAAAGGTGCTGCGTCTGAAGGGCAAGGGGGCGCCCGTACGCGGCAAGGACAATGGCGACGCCTATGTTTCGCTGAAGATCGTCCTGCCGGATACGCCGGATCCTGAGCTCACGCGCTTCGTTTCCGATTGGGAAGCAGGCAAGGCGCAAGACCCCAGAAAGACGATGGGAGGATAA